The following is a genomic window from Verrucomicrobiota bacterium.
GAGTCTGAATTTCCGGATCCGGGTTCAATTTCCGCCGAGAAGTTTTTGGAGATTGAGCCGGGCGGGGTCGTTGGACGGGTCCAGCCGAAGGGCTTCGCGGAAGTGGCGGATGGCTTCGCTTCGCCGGTCTTGTTTGAGGCAAATCAACCCCAGATTGAAGTGCGCCTCCGCGTAATCCGGGTTGACCTCCAGAGCCCGGGCGAACATCGCGGCGGCTTTGTCAGTTTCCTTTCGTTCCGCGAGCGTTTTTCCCGCTTCGCAATACGGCGTCGCAAAATGGGGAACGAGTTCGCTGACTCGGCGCCACTGCGCGAGCGCGCCTTCGCAATCTCCCAGGTTCGCCAGCAGGAAGGCGAGCAGATCGTGCAGCACCCAATCGTCCTCAGCCTGGGTAATCGCAGCGCGGCACAAGCTGGCAGCGCGGTTCAAGCCGGTCGATTTGATGCGGGGTTGAAGCTTGATCAGGTCTTCCTCCCATCGGCGAAGACGGTCGTCGTGGCCGAGCTGAGCCGTAAAGGGTGGCTGAAGCAATCGCTGCCGAATGTGTTGCTTGGCCCAGTAACGACTGTAGTCATTCCACGCCAGGCGCTGCGCGGCCTCCGATTCCGACATCCACGAGTTTCCGCGTCCGGTCCGGTTGGTGATGCTTGCAGGAAGCAGCAAGGCAATCTGATCGGCGAACAACCGCGCGAGCAAATAATTCCCTTCGAAATTGAAGTGGACGTGTTCGTAGAGCCATTCGTTGCCGGGGATTCCGCCAGGGCTTTGCCGGGAGAATTCCGCCTCGGCGTCGAGCAGGCGCAGATCCGGTGTGCTGACCCGCGTCACCGCGTCGCGGATGATTTCGTTGAGCCGCTCATCCGCGCGGAATCGCAGCGTGTCCAGATCGCGAGCTTTCTGGAAATGGGCCCTGGCTTCGGTGAGTTTTCCGAGCGACAGCATGCACCGGCCGCTGCGAAAATGAAGCTCTGCGAAGGTGTCGTCGATCCGCGCGGCTTCCTCATATTTTCCGAGCGCCTCGTCCAAGCGGCCCGCGGTTTCCGACGCGACGCCGGCCTGAAAAGTTTGCTCCCAGGCTGCGCGCTCGGTTTCTTTCAAGTCGGGACGATGAAGCGAGGTGAAAGGCGGGCAGTCTCTGAGATTCGCCACCAGCGTGCTGAGGACGATTTTTGCGCCGCTCTCTCGGCCGAGGCGCAGGAGGTCGTCGAGATTTTTTTGAAAGTGATCGTGAATTTGGTTCATGCGCGGATCGTCCTGGCGCACTTGATGGCCGAGCATCATGGTCATTCCGGCCCAACCTGTGCGCGACCCGCGCATCGAGAGAAGCTTTTCGCCGGCGTGAGCCAGCAGTTGCCCGGTTCGTGTGGCCTTGAGGGCCAGGCTGGCGCGGATCACGGGAAGCGGCGGGCTTTTCCGTCCAAAGGGCGACCCGGCGCCGAAAGGCCCGACGACTTCGTTGTGGCCCATGTACACCAGCCACAAATCGCCTTGCAGGGCCGCGCATTCCCTGGCGATGGGCAGAAGCGCGTGCGAGTTGATTGCGGTGAACGCGACGTTGATCACTTCAAACCGAACGCCGGAGTATCGTTCGCTCAGCAACGCTTGCAGAATTCGCGCGAAGCTGAACACAGGATCGGGATCGCCTTGGGCCGCGGATTCGCCGAAGACAAAAATCCGGTAGGTCCCCGGCGGATTCTGCTTGGACAACAGCAGAGGACGAGGATAGCGCGCTGCGGTGCGTTCGAAGAATCGCCAGCTAAAGCGCTGATTTTCCACCAGGCTGCCGGGCGGAGCGGAGGGATGGTTCACGAAGAAATGCGTCGAATAGCCGTAGCCGGCCAGCCGCAACCCCAATTCCAACACCGCCAGCGCCAGCGCCGGGAGCACGGTCGCGGTCAAAATCCAGAACCATCGCTCGCGTCGTCGTGCCGCGCCAGGTTCGGGGCGATGCGGTTTTGGCCAACGCAAAGTCACGGCTCCAATTCAAGCCACCAAACACACGAAAGGCACGAAAAAGGGAGAACTTTTCGCCAGATTGGGACTGCTGCTGAAACCCCAGTTACCTTAACTGAGGATGCGTTGAACAGGAGATTGCGGCCATTCCGCCCGAAGTCCGGGTCGCGCTGGGATTCCTCGTTGGCATTGGCCTGGTGGTCGGCGGCGTGTTGATGCGCCAGAAGCAATACACGATCACGTCGCACACGCTTTGCGCGACCGGCGTCGTCATTCTCTATGCGGTCACGTTCGCGTGCCGGGCGATCTATCACTTCGCGTTTTTCGGTCCTGCGCCAACGTTTGCCTTGATGGCGCTCCTCACGGCGGCGGCTTTCGTTCTTGCGGTGCGCCTTGCGGCGCACGTGGTGGCTTTGCTGGGCATGTTGGGCGGCTTCCTGACTCCGATCCTGCTTTCGACCGGACAGGACGCTCCGGTGGCTTTGTTCACTTACATCGCGCTGCTCGATGCCGGATTACTGGCAGTGGCTTTGCACCGCCGATGGTTCTATCTCGCGCCGCTGGCCGCGGCGGGAACCATCCTGATGCAGATCGGCTGGGTGTCGGAGTTTTTCGAGCGGGAACAATATTATCTCGGAAACAAGATTCTCATCCCGCTCGCGGTGCTGCTTGGATTCAACGCGCTGTGGTTGGGTGCCATGCGCCTGGCCAGAACCGGCCCCCTCTCCCGTCCTGCGGACACCCTCTCCCGCTCCGAGGGGGAGAGAGACAGGGAGAGGGGGTCGTTCAAGGACTCCACACAGGATGCTGGGAACAAACATCTCGTCAGCGGATCCATGCTGGCCCTGGCGGCGGTCGCTTTCGGCTTCACGTTTTACTTCATCAGCTTCGAATCGCTGGGGGCGCGGCCGTGGTGGATGTTCAGCTTCGCGTTTCTGGTGGACGCAGCGGTGTTTGCGCTGACGCGGCTGGATCGCCGGCTCGTGGCGGCGCAGCCGTTGGCAGGCGCGGCGATGTTTCTCCTCCTGGCCGTTTGGCTGGGCACGCGCGTTTCCAATGAACTGCTTCCCGCGGCTTTGACCTTCACGCTGGTGTTCGCCGCGTTCCATTCTCTGCTGCCGCTGGCTTTGCGGCGGCTCGACGGCGAACCCGGCACGCCGCCGAGGTGGACTCTCTTGTTCGCGCCCGGAGCGCTGCTCGTCCTGCTGATCCCGATTTTCCAATTGACGGAGCTGATCGTGCTCGTTTGGCCGGTGATCTTGCTGGTGGACGTTTTGGCGGTTGTTCTGGCAGCCCTGGCGGCGACGGCGGTGCCGGTGGTGGCGGCGCTCCTTCTCACGCTCGCGGCTGCGGCGGGAATCCTTTTCAAGATTCCTGCCGACCTGACGGGCCTCCCGCTCTTGCTGCTTGTCCTGGGCCTCTGCGCGGTGTTTTTTGCCGCCGCTGGAATCTGGCTCCAGCGCAAGCTGCCCGGGCAAAGCCCAGGAAACGACTCGCAGACTTCGCCGGATGACGAGATCGCAGCGTCCCTCCCCGCGTTCGCACTCGTGCTTCCGTTCGCCTTGCTGGTGATGTTGACCGGGCGTGTGCCGTTGGCGAATCCATCCCCCGTGTTCGGTCTGGCGTTGCTGCTCCTGGGGATGTTGTTCGGTGTGACCCGGCTGTTTCAAGTCGAGTGGCTGCCGGTCATCGGACTGGGTTGCGTGGCGGCGCTGGAGTACGCGTGGCACATGCGCCTGTTCAGTACCGAGGCGGCTTTGACGCCGCTGCTCTGGTATGTGGCTTTCTTCGCGGCCTTCGCGGTGTTTCCATTTTGTTTCCTGCGGCAGTTTGGAGAAACCACCGGGCCCTGGGCCGCTGCAGCACTGGCCGGACCGGCGCAATTCTTCCTGGTGCATCGATTGGTGAAAGCGGCCTGGCCCAATCAGGTCATGGGCTTGCTCGGCGTTATTTTCGCGGTGCCCGCCTTGGTCAGTCTGGCGGCGATTCTGAAGCGGCTCGCCGCGGATTCACCGGCGCGAAAAGCGCAGCTTGCGTTGTTCGGGGGCGTGGGTTTGTTTTTCATCACGCTGATTTTTCCGCTGCAGTTCGAGCGGCAATGGCTGACCGTGGCGTGGGGGCTGGAAGGCGCGGCTTTGTGCTGGCTTTTTCACCGAGTTGCGCACGAGGGGTTGCGATTGACCGGCGTCGCGCTGCTCGTCATCGCTTTTGTCCGGCTGTCGTTGAACCCCGCCGTGCTCGGCTACCATGCCCGGAGTGAAATGCCCGTCTCAACTGGTACCTCTACGCCTACGGTCTGGTGATTGTCAGCCTGTTCGCCAGCGCGCGTCTGCTCGCGCCGCCTCGCGACCGCGTTTTGAATGTGCGCGCGCCGGCGTTGCTTTGCACGCTCGGCGCCGTGCTCGCCTTTCTGCTGGTGAATATCCAGGTCGCAGACTTTTTCACCGCACCCGGCGCAAGGACGCTCACGTTCAAATTCTCCGGCAATTTCGGGCGCGACATGACGTACAGCATCGCCTGGGCGCTCTTCGCGCTCGTGCTGCTGGTCATCGGGTTGAACCGCGCAATCGCGGCGGCGCGGTATGCGGCGCTTGCGCTTCTGGGCGTCACGGTCTTGAAGCTGTTTTTACACGACCTCGCGAAGCTGGCGCAGCTCTATCGGATCGGTGCGCTCATTGGCGTTGCCGTGATCGCGATTGTGGCATCGTTTCTTTACCAACGCTTCACCGCCAGCCTGGCCCGGACTCATGCAAACAAAACTATTCCGCCGGCGGATTGAACGGACCTTAGCCGTAACTATGCTTCACAATGGTGCCATTGGGGTTCAGGCAACTCCAACAAAGGGCGGCGGAAAAGAATATGCCAGTGAAGAAAAGCAGAACCAGATTCCAATTGCCCGTGGCGGCGACAATGCGTTCGACCACAACCGGACACAGGAACGCGCCCAAGTTGCCCGCCGTATTCATCATGCTGAAGACCAGCGGCACTTGTTTCCCGCCCATGTCGATGGTGGTGGCATACGCGCACGGCCCGCCACACGCCGCGCACAACGATCCCGCCGTGATGAGAAACACAGCAAAGCCGGCGTCTTTTGCGAAGTAAGCAAGGAGTGAAAAGAACCCGCAGCCGACCATTGCCGCAATGGCCACCCCTTGCCGGCTCCATCGCCGGCTGCCGGTCTTGACCAGAATCCAGTCGATCACAAACCCGCTCACCAGCGCGCCGACCACGGTCGCGAGCAACGGCAGGCTCGTGAGATAACCCGCTTCGAGCGTGCTCACGCCGCGGGTTTCTTTCAGAAATTTCGGAAACCAGGTTCCGTAAAAGATGTAACCGGCGGCGCGAAAGAATTGCTGCCCGCAAATCAACCACATCGGCACGCTGGTCAGGATCGGCTGCCATACCCGCGCGGCTTCGGCCTTCCCTGAAGAGGAATAGGCAGTTGGCGCTTCAGGCAAGGCATGCCTTTCTCTCTCTCTTCCCTGCGAAGGGAGGAGAGGGCCGGGGAGAGGAGGGCCCTCCTCTTGAGCTTTCCCCTCTCCTCGATCCTCTCCCCGCTCATGCCTCGCGGGGAGAGGAAGAATAGCTTCAGAATCGGCCCCCCGAATGTTTTCCAGTTCGGCTGCGTTGACGCCGCGGTGTTCGGCAGGCGTATCGCGAAACCAAAGGTAGAACACTGACGCCCAAATCAAGCCGGGCAAACAAAACACCGCGAACACCCAGCGCCAACTCATCTCTTGCAGCATCCATCCGGTCAACGCGACCGCTACCGCCCCGCCCGCGGACATGCAGCTCGCCAGCCAGCCGCAAGCCACCGCCCGCCGCGTGCTCGGCATCCACTGTCCGATGGATTGAGTCGAGGCCGGGAAGACCCCCGCTTGCGCCAGGCCCATGCCCAACTGCGCCGCGAAGAGCGAGACGAAACCAGTCGCCAGTCCCATGGCCGACGTAGCCAGCGACCACACGGACGCGAACAGCGGCAGGGCGCGGCGGCTCCCCACCGTTTGCACCGTCCAGCCGCTTGGGATCTGAAACACGGAGTAGGTGGCGAAAAACGCCGACATGATCCAGGCCATCTGCCGGTCGCTCAACTGAAGTTCGCGGCCAATCTTCCCGTCGGCCACCGCGACGCCCAGGCAGTTTCGGCTCATGTAGGAAATGGCCGCCGCCGCGCAGAGCGCCGCCAGGACGACAAATCGAACGCGCGTGGGCCGCGAAAGTTCAGCGACTGTGCTGTTCATGTGCCCCATAGGAAAGCAGGCTCTTCTAACCAAACCTCAATCCCAAGGAACCAAGATAAGTGTTCTGCCTCGCGCCAGCGTCTTGGACTGCGGCAGTCGTCTGCCGTGTTTGGGCATGCTCTGCGCATCGAAAGTGCCGAAGACAACACGCAATTCTCCGTCGAGAATCCCAACGGGATTCTGCCTCAAAGCCCAGGGCTGCGAGGAACGAAAGGTTCATATTCGGAAGCGCGCCCTGTGATGACAGCAGATTTCCTCGCTTCGCGCGACCGATTTCGGCAAGGTGCAGCGCGCACGGTGCATCCACAAGTTGGCCGTGAGGCGTAGCGCGGATTTTCAATCCGCCGTATCGCGACTTGTAGTCGGCTGCGCGACAAACTCACCCGACCGCACCGGATTGGCGGGCGTGCCGCAGATTCCAAATCTGCGATACGGCAGAGTGCAACTCTGCGCTACGTGGACGGCGACAACCAGTGGATGCACTGAACGCGCACGACTCAATTCGATCCAGGACTTGTCGTACAGCCGTTGAACCGATTTAACCGCTTTAACCATTTAACTCATTTAACTGATTTGACGTTTGTAACGTTGTAACGCTGCAACGACCTCAATGAACGAACCAACGCTCCTCCCAAAGAACACCCACCTGAGCGGTGTCTTGTCCGTCTTTCAAACGCCCTATCACGAAGACGAGTCCATCGACTTCGCGACGCTCGAACGCGAAATCGATTGGCTCTTTGAAAAGGGCGTCGATGGCGTGGTCATGGCGATGGTGTCTGAAACGTTGCGCCTCACGGACGCCGAACGCAGGCAGGTCGCGGAATTTGTGTGCCAGAAAGTTGGCGGGCGTGGAACTGTGGTCATCAGCGTGGGCGCAGAGAGCAGCTTCGCGGCGACCGAACACGCGCGACACGCTACCGCCGTTGGAGCCACCGCGCTCATGGCGATCCCGCCCGTCTCGGTCGGTGTCAGCGAAGACGCCTTGCGCCGTTATTACGACCGCATCCT
Proteins encoded in this region:
- a CDS encoding tetratricopeptide repeat protein; its protein translation is MTLRWPKPHRPEPGAARRRERWFWILTATVLPALALAVLELGLRLAGYGYSTHFFVNHPSAPPGSLVENQRFSWRFFERTAARYPRPLLLSKQNPPGTYRIFVFGESAAQGDPDPVFSFARILQALLSERYSGVRFEVINVAFTAINSHALLPIARECAALQGDLWLVYMGHNEVVGPFGAGSPFGRKSPPLPVIRASLALKATRTGQLLAHAGEKLLSMRGSRTGWAGMTMMLGHQVRQDDPRMNQIHDHFQKNLDDLLRLGRESGAKIVLSTLVANLRDCPPFTSLHRPDLKETERAAWEQTFQAGVASETAGRLDEALGKYEEAARIDDTFAELHFRSGRCMLSLGKLTEARAHFQKARDLDTLRFRADERLNEIIRDAVTRVSTPDLRLLDAEAEFSRQSPGGIPGNEWLYEHVHFNFEGNYLLARLFADQIALLLPASITNRTGRGNSWMSESEAAQRLAWNDYSRYWAKQHIRQRLLQPPFTAQLGHDDRLRRWEEDLIKLQPRIKSTGLNRAASLCRAAITQAEDDWVLHDLLAFLLANLGDCEGALAQWRRVSELVPHFATPYCEAGKTLAERKETDKAAAMFARALEVNPDYAEAHFNLGLICLKQDRRSEAIRHFREALRLDPSNDPARLNLQKLLGGN
- a CDS encoding DUF2339 domain-containing protein, whose product is MAAIPPEVRVALGFLVGIGLVVGGVLMRQKQYTITSHTLCATGVVILYAVTFACRAIYHFAFFGPAPTFALMALLTAAAFVLAVRLAAHVVALLGMLGGFLTPILLSTGQDAPVALFTYIALLDAGLLAVALHRRWFYLAPLAAAGTILMQIGWVSEFFEREQYYLGNKILIPLAVLLGFNALWLGAMRLARTGPLSRPADTLSRSEGERDRERGSFKDSTQDAGNKHLVSGSMLALAAVAFGFTFYFISFESLGARPWWMFSFAFLVDAAVFALTRLDRRLVAAQPLAGAAMFLLLAVWLGTRVSNELLPAALTFTLVFAAFHSLLPLALRRLDGEPGTPPRWTLLFAPGALLVLLIPIFQLTELIVLVWPVILLVDVLAVVLAALAATAVPVVAALLLTLAAAAGILFKIPADLTGLPLLLLVLGLCAVFFAAAGIWLQRKLPGQSPGNDSQTSPDDEIAASLPAFALVLPFALLVMLTGRVPLANPSPVFGLALLLLGMLFGVTRLFQVEWLPVIGLGCVAALEYAWHMRLFSTEAALTPLLWYVAFFAAFAVFPFCFLRQFGETTGPWAAAALAGPAQFFLVHRLVKAAWPNQVMGLLGVIFAVPALVSLAAILKRLAADSPARKAQLALFGGVGLFFITLIFPLQFERQWLTVAWGLEGAALCWLFHRVAHEGLRLTGVALLVIAFVRLSLNPAVLGYHARSEMPVSTGTSTPTVW
- a CDS encoding DUF2339 domain-containing protein, coding for MVIVSLFASARLLAPPRDRVLNVRAPALLCTLGAVLAFLLVNIQVADFFTAPGARTLTFKFSGNFGRDMTYSIAWALFALVLLVIGLNRAIAAARYAALALLGVTVLKLFLHDLAKLAQLYRIGALIGVAVIAIVASFLYQRFTASLARTHANKTIPPAD
- a CDS encoding MFS transporter, producing the protein MGHMNSTVAELSRPTRVRFVVLAALCAAAAISYMSRNCLGVAVADGKIGRELQLSDRQMAWIMSAFFATYSVFQIPSGWTVQTVGSRRALPLFASVWSLATSAMGLATGFVSLFAAQLGMGLAQAGVFPASTQSIGQWMPSTRRAVACGWLASCMSAGGAVAVALTGWMLQEMSWRWVFAVFCLPGLIWASVFYLWFRDTPAEHRGVNAAELENIRGADSEAILPLPARHERGEDRGEGKAQEEGPPLPGPLLPSQGRERERHALPEAPTAYSSSGKAEAARVWQPILTSVPMWLICGQQFFRAAGYIFYGTWFPKFLKETRGVSTLEAGYLTSLPLLATVVGALVSGFVIDWILVKTGSRRWSRQGVAIAAMVGCGFFSLLAYFAKDAGFAVFLITAGSLCAACGGPCAYATTIDMGGKQVPLVFSMMNTAGNLGAFLCPVVVERIVAATGNWNLVLLFFTGIFFSAALCWSCLNPNGTIVKHSYG